The proteins below are encoded in one region of Diorhabda carinulata isolate Delta chromosome 3, icDioCari1.1, whole genome shotgun sequence:
- the LOC130891273 gene encoding beta-1,4-N-acetylgalactosaminyltransferase bre-4, with translation MPPWCPTTPYKGLFILVLAFVLLEYFFNTFTNSKIYNSNKLSRNAKEFQTYGPLLKTLLFKNNKTNVHNNTIIYTTKNESYYSYIVTEPSFSTNNLNSSPVTLSAISISTIEIKNDSRLYNSTLPLCPDDISSSLDGRIPIIRSPVPSVEELENRFTWLQPGGHWQPPNCRVLKSVAIVIPFRCRGEHLLLFLQHMHPYLKKQQLDYTIFVVEQDGDGPFNRAMLMNIGYREALEIKWFDCFIFHDIDLLPEDDRNLYTCPEQPRHMSVAVNIFKYKLPYPAIFGGVSAISTDHFKLLNGFSNSFWGWGGEDDDMSNRIRYHHLHISRYPISIARYTMLTHKKDKPSPSRYDILKQGEQLYDKDGLNSLKYKRIQRKFNLLYTWALVRIDSPS, from the exons ATGCCACCTTGGTGCCCAACCACCCCTTACAAGGGGTTATTTATACTAGTGCTGGCATTCGTACTTTtagaatatttcttcaataccttcacaaattcaaaaatttacaattcaaaCAA ATTGTCTCGGAATGCTAAAGAATTTCAGACATACGGACCCCTTTTGAAGACTTTACTCTTTAAGAACAACAAAACCAATGTGCATAACAATACGATTATATACACAACGAAGAACGAATCCTATTATAGTTATATTGTAACCGAACCGTCGTTTTCAACCAACAACCTCAATAGCTCCCCTGTAACATTATCAGCTATTAGTATTTCCACcatcgaaataaaaaatgattctagATTGTATAATTCGACGTTGCCGTTATGTCCAGATGACATCTCTTCCAGTTTAG aTGGTAGAATACCAATAATACGAAGTCCAGTACCATCCGTTGAAGAATTGGAGAACAGGTTCACCTGGCTCCAACCTGGTGGACATTGGCAACCTCCGAACTGTAGAGTTTTAAAAAGTGTAGCAATAGTAATTCCGTTCAGATGTAGAGGTGAACATCTATTGCTTTTTCTGCAACACATGCATCCATATCTTAAAAAGCAGCAATTAGATTACACCATCTTTGTAGTAGAACAAGATGGTGATGGTCCTTTCAATAGAGCTATGCTAATGAATATAGGTTATAGAGAGGCTTTGGAAATTAAATGGTTTGactgttttatatttcatgatATTGATTTGTTGCCTGAGGATGATCGAAATTTGTATACTTGTCCAGAACAACCAAGACATATGAGTGTGGctgtaaatatatttaagtataa ATTACCGTACCCAGCAATATTTGGTGGAGTGTCTGCTATTAGTACCGaccattttaaattattaaatggaTTTTCAAATTCGTTTTGGGGTTGGGGAGGTGAAGATGATGATATGTCTAATCGAATTAGATACCACCATCTTCATATTTCAAGATATCCTATAAGTATTGCTCGGTATACAATGTTGACGCACAAAAAAGACAAACCTAGTCCATCTCG ttatgATATACTCAAACAAGGTGAGCAACTTTACGATAAAGACGGATTGAATAGTTTGAAGTACAAACGTATTCAAAGGAAGTTCAATTTGTTGTACACTTGGGCTCTGGTACGTATCGACTCACCCAGTTGA